Within the Tenrec ecaudatus isolate mTenEca1 chromosome 7, mTenEca1.hap1, whole genome shotgun sequence genome, the region AAACAGGCAATATTAGTTTGTATGAAGAAACAAGATCCAGTGGTATAAGCAAGTGACCAATACACAGAGCCAAAAGCCctttcctcagaagaaaagcattGGCAGTATTGGGTAAGGAATTGAGAAGAATGGTCCTTTAGTACTTACATggggtgagagaaagatgaagcaagccACAGATAATCAAGGGGAAAACTtagaagaattcaagaaaacactAAGAACACctgacaaaataaatgaagaatTAGAAAACCACCTACAAAAACAGCAAAGAGAAATCTAGGAGATTAATACTAAGGTTTTAGAAATTGATAATGTGCTGAAGGAGCAAAGCAGGAGAATTAAAGCAATCTAAGGCCAACTAAATTAGTGAGCTTAAAGATAAATCTGTTAATATACGAGAGGAGCAATCTTTTTAAAGGACAGAAAGGTGTGGAGAAAGCCTAGGTGCAACGTACATGtgataggaattccagagcaggAAGAAACGGAAAAAGAAAAGCACCCCGAGTTGTTGGACGAAAACTTGCCAGCATCCTGAAAAACGAGACGCTAAGCATTCAAGAAGTTGAAAGAAGCGCAGACAGGCTAGTGGGAATTTCCCGTGGTGGTGGGAGCAGTGCGGTGGAGTGGACCTGGAATGTAAGATAAGATGTGAAATGTCCAGTGTTGCCTCTTCTGCACTTGTCTTGGTTCCTTGGTCGTGAACTGAATGTTAGGTTTTAGGCATTACTGTGGTAGTGTGAACTGGCGGCAGATTTTGAAATGTCGACACTGAGAAGAATCTCTGCTTTAGTCGTATGTGCTGCGGTGGAAGTACCGTGTGAAGAGTCAGTACAGTTAGGTAGCCAGGAGGCACGCGTGCTTGAGAGCTAGTCTTGCTGGGTTACTTACTTAGCAGTTCTGTGTTTTGAGGCAGGTGGCTTCCTCGAGGCCTCCCTTCTCTTTTCAGGAAGTATAATGTTGGAGGTTAACTGTACTGACTCATCCCGACACTGAATTAAATGCCCACATTGTAAGGATACAGTCGTCCTTGACTTTCTGTTTGGTGCCCTTGAGTTAAGGTGAATCTAGAGCCATCCCATTTGCTCGTCTTGAAACCCTGTTAGTAAAATGTGCACATAAAGTGTTGCAGTGTCTAATTTGCTGATCTTACGCTCATGGAAACCAGTAAATAAAAATTGGGTTTACCTAAAGATATTGATAATAAAAAGCAATAATTCTGAAAAGTAGAAAAAGAATACTCAGTTTAAATCAGAACTTACCGTATGTGctcgtataagctgacccgactaTCAGCCAaggcgcctaattttaccacaaaaactgcatttaaaaatgtgctgagaatgatgagggcaatgaatgtacaaatatggtttacacaattgaagtacgtatggattgtgataagagttgtatgagcccctaataaaacgatttttaaaatgtgctgaacaacTCAGCTTATGCACGAGTACATACGTAGTTATGGCAGTCTTCCACATGGAAACCTGCTGTAAGTCAGAGACGACTTACCCTGTTAGGTGACTCGTCAGCTGCTTACACATTGATAGATAGGAGAACATAGAGAGTATTGCCATTGCCCCGCAGTTCCCTTAGGCCCCTTTGTAGTAAGCCCCTGCACCCTTGGCAACACCGATCGGATTTTATTATTAAAGGTTattgctgggagggagggggaaaatgaggagccataccaagggctcaggtcgaaagaaaatgttttgagagtgatgatggcaaccagtgtacaaatgtgcttgacacagtggatgcttgtgtgcattgtgataaaagcagtacaagccccaataaaatgatttaaaataaataaaacgggCTAAGTCATACActacctcaaaaaaaaaagattatcgtTGGTTTAAAAATTTCCTGTGaatggacgtgtgtgtgtgtgtgtgtgtgtgtgtgtgtgtggtggtgggtttTGCTCACACgatgaatttaaaattttaaaattcatgttAAGTGTATCAATGATcgagtcttttttatttttgaatgtccCCTTGTACAATGTGCATGTGATTTCTATTATGAATGAGACAGTGTTTATAAAGTAGgtagcatggtgcctggcacataAGGAATACTAACTTCACAAGCAGTGGGTTAAATATGCGGTGTTCATGAAACGGCATTCACACCTCAGTAAAAAGTACTGAAACAAAACAACCCAATAGGACTAGGGCGTGAGAGACCAGTTCTGCAGGTGGCTTGAACTGGCTGTGCTGTAGGGCCATAGTTATTTACAAGAACGTTATGATACTGTGTGTActgtgttctttttccatggacTAATTGAAGAAAGCACATGAAAATGGCATTGCGTCCTTAATGGGGGGTAGCAAATACTCCCTTGAAATGCCACATTGTGACGATTTGGGATTGTGGACCGTATGGTGTCTGTCAAAATCACCAGCTCTGCCATTGTGAAAACCATAGTCAGTGCATAAATGAAggaatgtggacacctgcccaaaGTATGCAGACCTCTGATATAAATAATCCATGTAGGAGGTAAATGCGCACACAGCACATTGCCAGATGAGACTTGTAAGCGATGCTTTGGCAGCACAGTGCTGGCCAGGCTACCTCGTGAAGGCGAGGCTTTAGAAAATACCTCCTTTTGGAAACTTGCTTCTGTGACTGACATGACCTTTTTTTTTCCAGCCGTCTGTGAGAAAGACACACTGCAGTGGTCGGAAACACAAAGAGAATGTGAAAGACTACTATCAGAAATGGATGGAGGAGCAGGCTCAGAGCCTGATTGACAAAACAAGTAGGTCTCCGTCTCCTGTTGTGCTGGGGAAGAGTGGTTCCATTCTCTCCCATTCCCCGCCACTCTGTTGTTTTCACAGAAGCCGGTCATTCCAAATGATAAATAGGGGCGTTTGGACATGTTGAATGAAAGAAGTGGAAAGTCCTTCGTTCCCAGGGACATAGGGCCACATTGGAATGAGTCCATGAGAATCAAGCAGATCAGCTATAGATGAAGCTGAGAGGGAAGGCAGAAAAGAACCAAGTGGCCTAACGTTGGCTCTAGGAACATGCACCAAATTTGGCAGCAAACGTATTTAGACCTCTTTGTTTAAACCCAGCGTTATTAGAACGTTTTCCTGTGGCGACAGGAGAGAGAGCCATGCCGTGAGACTGGAGTTCTGCCTGTCGATCCTGAGAGAGTTTACTGGTGTGTAACTTCTTACAGCCCCGacaaaagaaaggagaaagaaattaACTGACGTGTCAAAATAGTCTGAATGTGTTTGCGTCCCTGTTGCACACACTGTGCTCCCTTTATTAATGAGGAACGCTTTTTGGTGTGCAGGCCAGTGGGGTTCAAGGCACTAACAGGAAATTGTTGCATTTCTACTGTAGATCATCCTGGCCTATTTGAAACATGACCTTTCTTACTCATTGTACCCAGAGCTGGTAGGCATATGTGGGCTTTGTgatttgagtttttaaaatgaattacTTATGTGGAAAATTTCTATGTAGAAAGAAGTTTAATGACTGAGTTCCCTCCCAGGTGCTCCAGTCGTCAACTCATGGTCAGTCTTGTTTGTAGCAAGGTTCTCAACCTTGGTGCTGTTGACATCGTGAACCAGATAACTCTTGCTTGGGCTTGAGGGGGGGTTGTCCCTTGCACTGTAGGATGTTTACCAACGAACACCCCAGTAGATGCCAGTAGCGAACCCCAGCTGTGACAACCCAGACTATCTCCAGGCATTGTTCAATGTCCTCAGGGGGGGAAAGCGCCCCAGTTTCGAACCACTGAATACCTTCATctactccctctcccctcctaggTTATTATGGAGCAAATCTCAGACATCCCATTTGTTTGCAAAAATGAATTATGATGtaatctctttttttccccccatttgaAAAGATGTTAGACATTTTTTGGCATTAAAAGGTTAGTATTACGTTCTCTTACTTATTTTCCATATGCTGCGAAGTAATTTAGGATGTGTAAATTTTTAATGAAGGGCTTCTAGACAGTAGAGGCAAGTCTTGAGGCACAAACCTTACGATGTCTGCGATGATGTTGACTTTGAGTCTGCTGCCGAGATGGTGTTCAGCCTCTCCCTTTAGTCTTTACAAGCTGCCCTCCTTCCTACCCTGGGGGTGAGATGCCTTTTTGATTGGAGAAGgcccttgttggcctttagacacCAGGCATAGGCAGATAAATAACGCTCACCAGTTCCCACTCTAGGTCATGCTTTTTGATCTGGTTCTCATGAATTATCATTGATTGACTTGAGTCATCTGACCTGTGCACGATGGGGTTTCAAAAAGGTTGTGGCAAGATTCCATGATCTTTGACTccatctttttgaagccccctcatgttaGTTTTGGCTCAGAATGGGGTAGGTCTCTCCCGCATAGGCCACTGAATGGGGAAGGGCTTAGGTTCAGGAATAGACTTTGGGGGTGTATATTTGAGTATTTATGTGTGACTTCCTTTCAAAGCCAAATATCAGGCTGTATTGTTTCTGTCATAATTTTTATTACAATTAAGAGAGGATTATAttggatttttcttttaaaaatcgtaATCTCCTGCAGGGCATTGTGCTCATTTCACTCCTAGCCCCTTGTATCAATTTCAAACCTGGTCAACCACAATTGCATATTGCTTTGGTTCATACAGCACAGATGGGAAGGATACACCGTCTCACAAAGCGTGGCCTTTGGGCATGCAACATATATTGATTTTTCAAACAAAACGATGACTAGCTGGAATTGGTTGCAAACCACATCTGCAGATTAAAGATGACTGCTTCTCTTCAGTGTGTGACATCCTCCCAAAGTTAAAGCCATAGAAATCCTCGTGGAGTAAACAACTCACTAAACCCAAATGACTAAACCAGTTCATTGCCATTGTGGCCGGCGAGTACGCCTGGCTGGTTTAAAACAACAGAGGCCTTGATGTAGTagctagatgaatgcttgttagCGTGAAATAATTTGCAACCATTAAGCATTTGGAAGAAAACTGTTATTTTAGTAAATTGGTTGTTAATTGCTTATTTATTATatgtcatttttctctctccctcatctGTAAAGCGGCTGCATTTCAACAAGGAAAGATACCTCCTTCTCCATTCTCTGCTCCTCCTCCAGCAGGGGCCATGATCCCGCCTCCCCCCAGTCTCCGTAAGTTTAAAGTGCTGTGTTTTATTATCCGAAATTACCTAAAATTATTTGAATTACTAAAATTATTTGAAATTGCCTCACAGTTGACTATTGAATATTCAGTTGAATAAGTAGAAAACTTTAGCAATATAGTTTCTGGAAAAGCTTTCAAGTTAACTTTTGGTTATATTGTTATTAGGATATTTTAATTGTGGGATCCCAAGTGTTGGGTCTGAGACACATTCAAATGCAAAAGGTAGACGTACCTGTGTTTAAGTGAGCTACTATATAAGTATTACAAGGTACATGAAATTATTCACTGCTGTGAACTCAGTGTTAGATCATTGAAATCATTGACAAGCTCCTTAGTCTTTCCCCCTACTAACCACAGGGCAGCGGTTCAAAGCCATGAGCCTCTTCTCAGGAGAGGGATGAGACTTTGTactcctgtggggcagttctgccctctttttgagggtcgctgtgagtcggcaaccACTCTGGAGGACTAGCCTGTGTCTTGTGGAAGGGGATCAAAGGCTTCGCTCTGGGGTTGAGCAAGGAGGCTGCAAATTCTTTCGCTCTTCTGGAAGGGTCAGATTGCAATCCACATCAGAGCCCTCAGCTGAGTCTTGCAAGTATTCATGGGTATGAACACAACAGGCTGTTTGAAATAGTTGCCCTTTGATGCAGGTGGGAGGCCACTGAGCGGGGCAAGCAGTTAGTTGCTCAGCTGTTAGGTATTGGGGGACTAACAGTTGAACTTACCCAGAGGCGGCTCAGAAGACAGGGCTGGAGGCCTGCTCTCAAGAAGGTCCAAAAAATCACCtagtgaaaaccctgtgggcgACAGCAGTCTGGTTCTGCTGTGCTTGGGCTTTCTGACTGCAGCACTTCACAACAGTGCAGGTGGACCACTGATGACTGGCCGAGCTCTTCATGGGTGCCCACCATCCCGGCTCTCACCTGAATCCATACCCTAGGTCACCTCTCTCCTACCCTACCCCGATTGCCTGCTACTCATTCCATTGTTTTTAATCACAGAATAGTCTGTGGAATGAAAGTATAATATGTTACTTCATCCTTTTCTTATTGTTGTAGATTTTAAGTTCCTAATTGTTTTTTTAAGTGGTACTGTCAGGAGTATTGAAATCTGTATTTGAGCCTCTATTTTAAATCTAggttttgatatttttcttttgaatttatgTGCTTGTTCTTAAGTTAATCAGCTGAAAGCATGATCCTTTTATCGTGGTAGTGGTGAATTAAAATTACTCAGAATTTTTTTTAACCTGGCAAACCTGACTTCGTTTTATACTTTTGCCTAACGGGCTTGCTCATGCTTTTCAGCCATCAAGTTTCTAGACTTTGTGATATGCTGATTTTTGCATACCTAACCTTATAAAAGGTTATAAAAGACTCCATCAGAAGCTTATTGTTACAGACCCTGTGGTTTTTATGAAAGGAGTGAACTACTATTATGTGAACATAACCCAAGACTTCCTTCTTCACTGCAGCGGGTCCTCCTCGCCCTGGGATGATGCCGGCTCCCCACATGGGGGGGCCCCCCATGATGCCAATGATgggccctcctcctcctgggatGATGCCAGTGGGACCCGGTATGCTTGCATTTCTTACCGTCTGATGTGCTTGGTGCTGGGGTTGTCCAGTTAAACGGAATTTTTACTGGTTGGAATTGTTGCTGCAGCACATGGAGTGAGATGAGATTTAATGATGCAGAGGCTTCCGTTATCCGTGTAATTGATGAAGGGCGCCGTGATGGAGCCGTGGGCTGAGTTGGGCTGCCGCCACTAAGTTAGACTCATGATGTAGCTACAGAGTCTATGAGGCACTTTGGTCACTGTCTTTTATGATCATCTTGCCGGTCAAATTTGTGAATATTTTTGGATGTTTTGCTTGAATTTTTGAATTATGAACTTAGCCTTTATAGCAACAATTATCTTTTTCCCTGCGTATTTTATTGACTTGTAGATTAGTTTCATTATGTAACAAATATTATTAGTACAACTGACACAAACAGGTTTGGAACAGTTGTGCCTGAAGTCTACAGCTCGACTGGCAGGTCCATGGTCATACTGAGAATGATGATTTTGGGGGTTTTCATAGAAGCTGAGCAGTGGGGCCAAAGGTAGGAATAGGTGGGCTCATAAAACTGGCTATGAATTGGATGAGGGTTGATGATGGTGGGTAACTGGGTGCTTGTTACGTGTTTTTCTCGACTGTTGTGTACAggctttaaaaacagaaaagttaAAAGGAGTCTGGCCATTTATGTGCAATGAGCGTTGGCACTTCTCCGGTGGCCAGATTTTAATCTTTGGTCTCCATCAGTCCCCTCGAAGCAGTGCTCGAATAACGTGGTTTCCAGGATGGGGCTCTCGGTGGGACGTAGAGACGGATGCTGCTCTTCA harbors:
- the SNRPC gene encoding U1 small nuclear ribonucleoprotein C isoform X2, with the translated sequence MPKFYCDYCDTYLTHDSPSVRKTHCSGRKHKENVKDYYQKWMEEQAQSLIDKTTAAFQQGKIPPSPFSAPPPAGAMIPPPPSLPGPPRPGMMPAPHMGGPPMMPMMGPPPPGMMPVGPAPGMRPPMGGHMPMMPGPPMMRPPARPMMVPTRPGMTRPDR
- the SNRPC gene encoding U1 small nuclear ribonucleoprotein C isoform X1 translates to MPKFYCDYCDTYLTHDSPSVRKTHCSGRKHKENVKDYYQKWMEEQAQSLIDKTNVRHFLALKAAAFQQGKIPPSPFSAPPPAGAMIPPPPSLPGPPRPGMMPAPHMGGPPMMPMMGPPPPGMMPVGPAPGMRPPMGGHMPMMPGPPMMRPPARPMMVPTRPGMTRPDR